The Hymenobacter baengnokdamensis genome includes a region encoding these proteins:
- a CDS encoding DegT/DnrJ/EryC1/StrS family aminotransferase: protein MAIPFLSLNSQHTAVRSEVLSAIAEVYDKQWYVLGEQVEAFEREYSIFNHTNYTIGVANGLDALHLSLAALGVQAGDEVIVPSNTYIATWLAVSYLGAVPVPVEPDPLTYNLDPTRLEAAITARTKGIMPVHLYGQACEMSLIMEVARKHGLWVVEDNAQAQGASFNGQLTGSFGQVNGTSFYPGKNLGAIGDAGAVTTNGDLLAAKIRTLRNYGSQQKYYNEVIGYNSRLDELQAAVLRVKLRQLPEWTAQRQQVAAYYHQYLSAVEGLSLPKVADGATHVYHLYVVRTARRDALQQHLTQANIGTLIHYPVPPHRQQAYAHLHAPSGAYPLAEELAATSLSLPMWPGITEAQVIEVATAVRNFLQA from the coding sequence ATGGCAATACCATTTTTATCGCTGAATTCACAGCATACCGCAGTTAGGTCAGAAGTGCTATCTGCGATAGCTGAAGTGTATGACAAACAATGGTATGTACTGGGCGAACAGGTTGAGGCCTTTGAAAGGGAGTACAGTATATTTAACCATACGAATTATACAATAGGGGTTGCGAATGGATTGGACGCGCTGCACTTGTCTTTGGCAGCGCTAGGGGTGCAAGCGGGCGATGAAGTAATCGTACCTAGTAACACGTACATCGCCACCTGGCTCGCGGTCTCTTATCTGGGAGCAGTGCCGGTGCCAGTCGAGCCTGACCCACTGACCTATAATCTGGACCCAACTCGCCTTGAGGCTGCGATTACGGCGCGCACTAAAGGAATTATGCCTGTTCATTTGTACGGGCAGGCGTGTGAGATGAGTCTTATAATGGAGGTGGCTCGCAAGCATGGCCTGTGGGTAGTCGAAGATAACGCTCAGGCGCAGGGCGCAAGCTTCAATGGTCAACTCACTGGCAGCTTTGGCCAAGTGAATGGAACTAGCTTTTACCCTGGTAAAAATTTAGGTGCCATTGGCGATGCCGGGGCCGTAACTACCAACGGCGACCTGCTAGCAGCCAAAATTCGGACACTACGTAATTACGGTTCGCAGCAGAAATACTATAATGAAGTAATAGGGTATAATTCTCGCCTCGATGAGCTGCAAGCTGCTGTATTACGTGTGAAGCTACGCCAACTGCCAGAATGGACGGCCCAGCGCCAGCAGGTAGCGGCTTACTATCACCAGTACTTATCCGCTGTGGAGGGCCTTTCACTTCCCAAAGTAGCCGACGGTGCTACGCACGTTTACCACCTATACGTCGTGCGCACGGCCCGGCGCGATGCCTTGCAGCAGCACTTGACGCAGGCCAATATCGGCACGCTTATTCACTATCCGGTACCGCCGCATCGCCAGCAAGCTTATGCGCATTTGCACGCACCCTCTGGGGCTTATCCTCTTGCCGAAGAACTAGCTGCTACCAGCCTTAGCCTACCTATGTGGCCTGGGATAACCGAAGCCCAAGTAATTGAGGTAGCTACTGCGGTACGCAACTTCTTACAGGCATAA
- a CDS encoding sugar 3,4-ketoisomerase translates to MAVPHFIELAKIGSPSLGYITVGQNSNLPFTIQRVYWTYFTPDSVIRGHHAHHELEQLIFAVSGHIEFTLEGLNGKVQTFLLDSPNIGLYIPRHYWRTIKFSHNAVLMCLASMEYQEDEYIRDYSTFRALAVTYDS, encoded by the coding sequence ATGGCTGTTCCACATTTCATTGAGTTGGCTAAAATAGGTTCACCTTCTCTCGGATACATCACGGTAGGGCAGAATAGTAACTTGCCCTTCACTATCCAGCGAGTATACTGGACGTATTTCACACCCGACTCCGTTATTCGGGGTCATCATGCACACCACGAGTTAGAGCAGTTGATTTTCGCTGTCAGTGGCCATATTGAGTTTACCCTGGAAGGCTTGAATGGGAAGGTCCAAACCTTTCTGCTCGATTCGCCAAATATAGGGCTATATATACCACGTCACTATTGGCGCACTATCAAGTTTTCTCACAATGCTGTGTTGATGTGCTTGGCTTCTATGGAATACCAAGAAGATGAATACATTCGCGACTATAGTACTTTTAGGGCTTTGGCTGTTACCTATGATTCCTGA
- a CDS encoding N-acetyltransferase: protein MIPEASYYSHPQALVETQAIGEGTRIWAFAHVLPGALIGKHCNICDHCFIEGQVRLGDNVTIKCGVYLWDGITLEDNVFVGPSVVFTNDVRPRSKNNSYSLLNTLVKQGASLGANSTILAGITVGRYALTGIGSVVTRNVPDYALVYGSPARQHGWVDEMGQKLVAAGAGRWVSVDGSRYYQEIDQGLKPE from the coding sequence ATGATTCCTGAGGCATCTTATTATTCTCATCCGCAGGCACTGGTCGAAACACAGGCCATTGGTGAAGGAACCCGCATATGGGCCTTTGCTCATGTACTACCTGGCGCCCTTATCGGAAAGCACTGTAATATTTGCGACCACTGCTTTATTGAGGGACAGGTACGCTTGGGCGACAATGTAACTATTAAGTGTGGAGTTTATCTCTGGGATGGCATTACCCTGGAAGACAACGTTTTTGTAGGGCCGAGTGTAGTATTCACCAACGATGTGCGCCCGCGTAGTAAAAATAACTCATATAGCTTATTAAATACTTTGGTAAAACAAGGAGCTTCTCTTGGCGCCAACAGTACCATTCTGGCCGGAATTACCGTAGGCCGCTATGCGCTTACAGGTATCGGTTCAGTAGTAACCCGCAACGTACCCGACTATGCATTAGTATATGGTAGCCCGGCCCGACAGCATGGATGGGTAGATGAAATGGGGCAAAAACTAGTGGCTGCTGGTGCCGGCCGCTGGGTTTCAGTTGATGGAAGCCGCTACTATCAGGAAATCGACCAGGGATTAAAACCTGAGTAG